One Nicotiana sylvestris chromosome 12, ASM39365v2, whole genome shotgun sequence genomic window carries:
- the LOC138883527 gene encoding uncharacterized protein — protein sequence MTLAKYYPDEFGELKFRDLNQQLDTFILHMKHGDARFSNLKGIGDLTKALVEANLVETYSLVYLLVKLTIILPVATATVERAFASMKYIKDELRSCIGDAFLNDCLVCYFEKEVFANTMVRSRGRCDTSNGRGELSQG from the exons ATGACATTGGCCAAGTATTATCCAGATGAGTTTGGTGAATTGAAGTTTCGAGATCTTAATCAGCAACTTGACACTTTCATATTGCACATGAAACATGGTGACGCTAGATTCTCGAATTTGAAAGGAATTGGTGATTTGACAAAAGCGTTGGTTGAAGCAAATCTTGTGGAGACATATTCACTTGTTTATTTACTTGTGAAGTTGACTATAATTTTACCTGTCGCGACAGCAACGGTAGAAAGAGCATTCGCATCCATGAAGTACATCAAGGATGAATTGCGTAGTTGTATTGGTGATGCATTTTTAAATGATTGTTTAGTTTGTTACTTTGAAAAAGAAGTATTTGCAAAT ACAATGGTTCGATCTAGGGGAAGATGTGACACTTCTAATGGGAGGGGTGAACTTTCTCAGGGATGA